A stretch of DNA from bacterium:
ACTGCGCCGGGCGTTCGACCTGGTGGCGCGAGGCCTCGTGCATCCGATCGTGGCGGAAGAAGTCCCGCTCGAGCGCGCCAACGACGCGCTCGCGATGGTCCGTGAGGACCGCGTGACGGGGCGCGTGGTCGTCCGCGTGGGGCGATGATCGATCTCGCGGTGCGGGGGGCGACCGTCGTCGGTCCGCGCGGGCGGTACCGCGCCGACCTGCACGTCGACGGCGGCAGGATCGTCGCACTCGGCACGCTCGAGGTGCAGGCGCGCGAGGTCGTCGACGCCGCGGGCCTCGTCGCGATCCCCGGGGTAGTGGACACCCACGTCCACTTCATGGATCCCGGCGAGACGGAGCGGGAGGACTTCATCACCGGCAGCGCCGCGGCCGCGGTGGGCGGCACGACCACGGTCGTCGAGCACACGCACGCGGCGCCGGTGCGCACCGCGGCCGACCTCCGCGGCAAAGTGAGCCACCTCGCCGAGCGATCCCTCGTCGACTTCGCGCTGGCCGCGCACGTGTGGCCCGATCAGGTGCCGCATCTCGACGACCTCTGGGCCGCGGGGCCGGCGTACCTCAAGATCTTCACGTGCGAGACCCACGGCGTGCCGGCCGTGCCGGCCGGGCATCTGCTGCGCGCCTTCCACGACGTCGCGCGGTGGAACGGCATCGTGCTCGCGCACTGCGAGGACGATGCGATCACCCGGGACCGGGCGGAGACGCTGCGGGCGGCCGGGCGCACGGACGGCGGCGTCATCCCGGAGTGGCGCGCGCGCGAGGCAGAGGCGGTCGCGACCGACGAGGTGGCGGCGCTCGCCCGCCTCACCGGCGCGCGCGTCGTGATCGCCCACACGAGCCACGCGCCGATCGTCGATCTGATCGCGGCGGCGCGGCGGGCCGGGGCGCGGCTGTGGGTGGAGAGCTGTCCGCAGTACTTCTACCTCGAGGAGCGCGAGGTGCTCGAGCACGGCCCCTTCCGCAAGTTCACCCCGCCCGCGCGCATTCGGACGCCCGAAGACGCCGACGCGATGTGGGCGCGCCTCGCGTCCGGCGCCGTCACGCA
This window harbors:
- a CDS encoding dihydroorotase family protein, whose protein sequence is MIDLAVRGATVVGPRGRYRADLHVDGGRIVALGTLEVQAREVVDAAGLVAIPGVVDTHVHFMDPGETEREDFITGSAAAAVGGTTTVVEHTHAAPVRTAADLRGKVSHLAERSLVDFALAAHVWPDQVPHLDDLWAAGPAYLKIFTCETHGVPAVPAGHLLRAFHDVARWNGIVLAHCEDDAITRDRAETLRAAGRTDGGVIPEWRAREAEAVATDEVAALARLTGARVVIAHTSHAPIVDLIAAARRAGARLWVESCPQYFYLEEREVLEHGPFRKFTPPARIRTPEDADAMWARLASGAVTHVSTDHAPATRAQKQHGDIWACPFGLPGVETTLSLMLTAAANGRVTLERVVDALCEQPARLYGFYPRKGTLAPGADADITLVDPARRRRLADAGVVSKAGWTPYAGRDVTGAPVMTFVRGRLVARDGRPVAEPGWGRWLPGAGAREGAAP